A DNA window from Porites lutea chromosome 6, jaPorLute2.1, whole genome shotgun sequence contains the following coding sequences:
- the LOC140941921 gene encoding aristaless-related homeobox protein-like, whose product MDSEQAKAGFSISNLLGFDRAQAEQPENSDNRHQLNLSENTDKQGSSNKNVKKSEKAERPSKRIKRNLNAGAEDSEKRYRATFDKSQIYQMERVFLLNHYPDVAARSDLSKSTGLSEAQVQIWFQNRRAKWRKQQRKRRHDVPTIFGLGYPSHLTRYCGGFEPYSLFPYEYYNTDFWTCARQQVAALHFASLPSTVTPLAPSPNGSCSPKSTDSATSGPEEVKNEAENLEIRNDSSLLSLRLKAKEHVAAMEVLP is encoded by the exons ATGGATTCCGAGCAAGCTAAAGCAGGATTTTCAATCTCAAATCTTCTTGGCTTCGATCGAGCACAAGCCGAACAACCAGAAAACTCTGACAATAGACATCAGCTAAACCTTTCGGAAAATACAG ATAAGCAAGGATCCAGCaacaaaaatgtaaagaaatcaGAGAAGGCCGAAAGACCATCAAAGAGGATCAAGAGGAACCTGAATGCAGGGGCAGAAGACAGTGAAAAGAGATACCGAGCAACCTTTGATAAGTCCCAGATTTACCAGATGGAAAGAGTATTTCTTCTTAATCACTACCCCGATGTGGCTGCCAGATCTGACCTTTCGAAAAGCACAGGCTTATCAGAAGCCCAAGTTCAG aTCTGGTTCCAGAACAGAAGAGCGAAATGGCGTAAGCAACAGCGAAAGCGCCGTCACGATGTTCCAACAATCTTCGGCTTGGGATACCCTAGTCATCTGACGCGTTACTGTGGCGGATTCGAACCTTACAGTCTATTCCCGTACGAGTATTACAACACCGACTTCTGGACATGCGCACGACAGCAAGTAGCAGCTCTTCACTTTGCCTCGCTTCCAAGCACAGTCACACCACTAGCGCCCAGTCCTAACGGTTCGTGCTCACCAAAGTCCACCGACTCAGCAACGTCAGGCCCAGAGGAGGTTAAAAATGAAGCTGAGAATTTGGAAATTCGAAACGATTCAAGTCTTCTTTCGCTGCGGCTTAAAGCCAAAGAGCATGTTGCAGCAATGGAGGTTTTACCTTAG